A DNA window from Porites lutea chromosome 6, jaPorLute2.1, whole genome shotgun sequence contains the following coding sequences:
- the LOC140940792 gene encoding uncharacterized protein, giving the protein MADRAAVFNIINNGTLVIGDNTKVNVFINPTATSSHTSSLHGETARERLHTGFELTSEQYLTHENTLEDGVQISTDLRARQDFKSQKRKKESLVDHVSDSLRNKKIERKRLKRHKQNSRVSTPSSDEETQTSKLNKLALTDENGPSLEQVLTTFHLYSKRLHPLRDNGRWDDFASAIKDLSAQNVGNLPWQIMLRLEESVALSYQNKLEEAEKVMNEAKRTFAQTRGPFRRFCEVLSNSNFAGLYRRQKKLGKSKECIDAAKTFSAGFPSSLPIVTLHYEEGSYKRDFAYIVLRGSRSESTMINEAREKMQECVDLCRCLDPEQVHVGKQHFAVSRMARMNLRLQYEKDTFPRGKQICRGIEETGKLLETLRNDENYCKRESLGAKIQRLTAEADFYCYKGKFPEAKEKAEEALEIAKARQFNLERKPLQEMMMNILSNMTASNPEIYRQTPTAISSCTGSSSSDNNSPHSSEYEIEKDF; this is encoded by the coding sequence ATGGCCGACCGAGCCGCGGTTTTTAACATCATCAACAATGGAACTTTGGTCATTGGTGATAATACAAAGGTAAATGTATTTATAAATCCAACCGCTACATCGAGTCATACCAGTAGCTTACACGGCGAGACAGCGAGAGAAAGGCTTCACACTGGCTTCGAATTAACGAGTGAGCAATATTTAACACATGAAAACACTTTGGAGGACGGCGTACAGATCAGTACAGACCTACGCGCACGCCAGGACTTCAAGAGtcaaaaacggaaaaaagaaAGCCTCGTTGATCACGTTAGCGACTCtctgagaaacaaaaaaattgaacgcAAACGCTTAAAGCGACATAAACAAAATTCCAGAGTTTCCACTCCAAGTTCTGACGAGGAAACACAAACGTCGAAGCTCAACAAGCTGGCACTTACGGACGAAAACGGCCCCAGTCTTGAACAAGTACTGACAACGTTTCACCTTTACAGCAAGCGTCTGCACCCGCTACGCGACAATGGCCGCTGGGATGACTTTGCCTCTGCTATTAAAGACCTTTCGGCTCAAAACGTTGGTAATCTGCCTTGGCAAATAATGCTTCGTCTCGAGGAAAGCGTAGCACTGAGTTACCAAAATAAGTTGGAGGAAGCCGAAAAAGTGATGAACGAAGCGAAGAGAACATTTGCACAAACTAGAGGACCATTTCGGCGTTTCTGTGAAGTGCTATCAAATTCTAACTTTGCGGGCCTTTATCGCCGACAAAAAAAGCTTGGGAAATCCAAGGAGTGTATAGATGCTGCAAAGACATTTTCCGCGGGCTTCCCGTCAAGTCTGCCGATTGTGACCTTGCACTACGAAGAGGGCAGTTACAAAAGAGACTTTGCTTACATTGTGTTGCGCGGCTCGAGAAGCGAATCCACAATGATTAACGAAGCCAGAGAAAAGATGCAGGAATGTGTTGATTTGTGTCGTTGTCTTGACCCCGAGCAAGTGCACGTAGGAAAACAACATTTCGCTGTTTCCAGAATGGCGAGAATGAATCTCCGGCTTCAGTACGAGAAAGATACGTTCCCGAGAGGAAAACAAATCTGCAGAGGCATCGAAGAAACTGGAAAACTACTGGAAACTCTTCGCAACGACGAAAATTATTGTAAGAGGGAATCACTTGGAGCAAAGATTCAGAGGTTGACAGCCGAGGCAGACTTTTACTGCTACAAAGGGAAGTTTCCCGAGGCCAAAGAAAAAGCCGAGGAGGCGTTGGAAATCGCCAAAGCACGGCAGTTCAACTTGGAGAGAAAACCTCTACAAGAAATGATGATGAACATCCTGAGTAATATGACAGCATCAAACCCTGAAATATACCGACAGACTCCCACAGCAATTTCTTCTTGTACTGGTTCATCGTCTTCAGACAATAACTCACCACATTCGTCCGAATACGAGATCGAGAAAGACTTTTAA
- the LOC140940791 gene encoding uncharacterized protein — protein sequence MTSTSDEMENSTTQYVVNIQRNSGTVLIGRNNVANVQSPTASSATTLLPVDSSRAEVHLIVDTENICALGCLQQLNSSISQQTSRSTDSNRMLPISKAEPTCVSKFFPVVKKRKCCHVAPSRKPRKKLNDPKRRKRNPRFSSSSSGEDVGETKIKELAFDIDGTNLEQALQYFSECITPLHPLRDNGQWDNFERVAQYLLEKKANDLPYQTIIQLEKSLVLSLQGKLEESENLINDAFRNISQMSGAIRLLLEVLSNCYLGQLNRRRKLFGNAERCLQLAKEKSARFPLSLPLTILLYEEGGYLRDFAATIQGSKKELAIVRAKEVTKRCVELCCRLDSEQKVYTRKQHIAISRMVITNLNCETRESRSKLVPKKKIHEAKKLLETLENDYFNQTETQGAKIQRLMANVDLQYRLGNLIEARTIAEEALEIAKRLEFNLDVMPLEERLGEIHQKIIDSSGSKTFREIPRINDSSSCSSKNNTPYSSEYEENS from the coding sequence ATGACTTCGACGTCTGACGAAATGGAAAATTCAACGACTCAGTATGTTGTTAACATACAGAGAAATTCTGGAACAGTACTCATAGGCCGGAATAATGTGGCAAATGTCCAGTCGCCAACTGCAAGCAGTGCTACGACTTTGCTTCCAGTAGATTCTTCTAGGGCAGAAGTGCATCTAATAGTCGACACCGAAAATATCTGCGCTCTTGGCTGCCTCCAGCAACTTAACAGTAGCATATCGCAGCAGACAAGTCGTTCGACCGATTCGAACAGAATGTTACCGATTAGCAAAGCCGAGCCAACATGTGTGTCGAAGTTTTTTCCTGTGGTAAAGAAACGGAAGTGCTGTCATGTCGCACCGAGTAGAAAGCCAAGGAAGAAACTAAATGATCCTAAGCGGCGGAAACGCAACCCAAGATTTTCTAGCTCAAGCTCTGGTGAGGATGTGGGAGAAACGAAAATCAAGGAGCTTGCCTTTGATATTGATGGTACCAACTTAGAGCAAGCGCTTCAGTATTTCAGTGAATGTATCACCCCCCTCCACCCGCTAAGAGATAATGGTCAGTGGGATAATTTCGAACGTGTTGCTCAATATCTTTTAGAGAAGAAGGCAAATGACCTGCCCTACCAAACCATTATTCAACTGGAGAAAAGCCTAGTGTTGAGTTTACAGGGAAAGTTGGAAGAATCCGAGAATCTTATCAATGATGCGTTTAGAAACATTTCCCAGATGAGCGGAGCAATTCGACTCTTGCTTGAAGTCTTATCAAACTGTTACCTTGGGCAACTTAATCGTCGGAGAAAATTGTTTGGCAATGCCGAGAGATGTTTGCAATTGGCAAAGGAAAAGTCTGCCAGATTTCCTCTTTCGTTACCTCTTACAATACTACTCTACGAAGAGGGTGGCTACCTTCGAGACTTTGCAGCTACAATTCAAGGTTCGAAAAAGGAGCTGGCCATTGTTAGAGCTAAAGAAGTCACGAAGCGATGTGTTGAGTTATGTTGTCGGTTGGATAGCGAGCAAAAAGTATATACAAGAAAGCAGCACATCGCAATTTCAAGAATGGTCATCACGAATCTGAATTGCGAGACACGAGAGTCCAGAAGCAAACTTGTCCCTAAGAAGAAGATCCACGAAGCCAAAAAACTTCTCGAAACACTTGAAAATGACTATTTTAACCAGACTGAAACGCAAGGAGCAAAGATCCAGCGACTTATGGCGAATGTAGACTTGCAGTATCGCCTTGGCAATTTGATAGAAGCTAGAACAATTGCTGAGGAAGCGTTAGAAATTGCCAAAAGGCTCGAGTTTAACCTGGATGTGATGCCACTTGAAGAAAGGTTAGGAGAAATCCATCAAAAGATTATAGACTCGTCCGGTAGCAAAACTTTCCGAGAAATTCCCAGAATCAATGACTCATCTTCTTGCTCTTCCAAGAATAACACACCATATTCTTCGGAGTACGAGGAGAACTCTTAG
- the LOC140940546 gene encoding uncharacterized protein — protein MTQNSSFELNDCLPTTAAVGVYRSCAVCGSTQYVLKLNVFGDVRAVQIGDHNVANVPSAPSSGATVLQTDSDSSYAVSSINVHVVSDDVRQPKKKLGQRRLRSSSSSSRSNVFVGEMKLLACQSDSSNLEQALDLFHNCITHLHPLRDDGQWDHFDLTAQNLLEKNPDNLACQTIIYLEKSLALSLQGKLTESENLINDSMKNIPQMSGSIRRLLDVLMNCYMCQVSRRKQFLEQAKMFVETAKEKSRGFPPCLAIAIVLYEEGGYKRDFAATVKGWKKEQAIAQAKEVMERCVELCCRLDRQQEVYVRKQHIAISRMAIMGLQCETKVSRSESISTKNIKEAKTLLETLESDYYCQTEMQGGRIQRLIANVDLCYRLGHLAKAEKIGLKALDIAKRLHFNLDVNPLEERLAEIHQKIIQSPSNVTFREIPGIIDSSSDSSQNSSPYSSEYEEDLSPISEVFLPKNLADLVIFS, from the coding sequence ATGACACAAAATTCGTCCTTTGAATTGAACGACTGCTTGCCAACGACAGCAGCGGTGGGTGTTTATCGGTCTTGTGCTGTTTGTGGCTCAACACAGTATGTGCTAAAGTTAAACGTTTTTGGCGACGTTAGAGCAGTGCAAATTGGTGACCATAACGTAGCAAACGTCCCGTCGGCACCTTCAAGCGGAGCTACTGTACTTCAAACAGATTCAGATTCTTCTTATGCTGTATCGAGCATAAACGTACATGTCGTTAGCGACGATGTACGACAGCCAAAGAAGAAATTGGGACAGCGACGCCTTCGGTCGAGTAGTTCCAGCTCACGCTCCAATGTGTTCGTCGGAGAAATGAAACTCCTTGCCTGTCAGAGTGACAGCTCCAACTTGGAGCAAGCGCTCGATTTATTTCATAACTGTATCACCCATCTCCACCCATTGAGAGACGACGGACAGTGGGATCATTTCGATCTTACAGCTCAGAATCTGTTAGAAAAGAACCCGGATAACCTGGCTTGTCAAACCATTATTTACCTGGAGAAAAGCTTAGCGTTAAGTTTACAAGGAAAGTTAACAGAATCCGAGAATCTGATCAATGATTCGATGAAAAACATTCCGCAGATGAGCGGATCAATTCGACGTTTGCTCGACGTCTTGATGAACTGCTACATGTGTCAAGTTAGCCGTCGCAAGCAATTTCTTGAGCAAGCCAAAATGTTTGTAgaaacagcaaaagaaaaatcGCGAGGCTTTCCTCCTTGTTTGGCTATTGCAATAGTGCTCTATGAGGAGGGAGGCTACAAGCGAGACTTTGCCGCTACAGTTAAGGGGTGGAAAAAAGAGCAGGCCATTGCTCAAGCCAAGGAGGTCATGGAACGGTGTGTCGAGTTATGCTGTCGTTTGGATCGACAACAAGAAGTGTACGTCAGAAAGCAGCACATCGCAATTTCAAGAATGGCTATCATGGGGCTTCAGTGTGAGACAAAAGTTTCCCGAAGCGAAAGCATCAGCACGAAGAACATCAAAGAAGCCAAAACACTTCTTGAAACTCTCGAGTCCGACTACTACTGCCAGACTGAGATGCAAGGAGGACGAATTCAACGGCTGATTGCCAATGTTGATTTGTGCTACCGTCTCGGTCATTTAGCTAAAGCAGAGAAAATTGGTCTCAAAGCCCTAGATATTGCCAAAAGGTTGCATTTTAATCTAGATGTCAACCCGCTGGAGGAACGGCTAGCCGAAATCCATCAAAAGATTATACAATCACCCAGTAACGTAACCTTCCGTGAAATCCCTGGAATTATTGACTCTTCCTCCGATTCTTCCCAGAATAGCTCGCCATATTCATCAGAGTACGAGGAAGACTTGTCGCCTATCAGCGAAgtatttttaccaaaaaatcTTGCTGACTTGGTGAtcttttcttga
- the LOC140940789 gene encoding uncharacterized protein, producing MTPSYQGKTSTASLPVKVRSKPRVLRSSGTEHPNQVFVNVYNNSGTIVVGDNNEVTVRTSASSTTGIYSISNNGLRSNFMSAGFTPGQNGVAKSQNTDLSQNSSARRSAIGAQITKMTSFYPVVKHEHSFGCGRGKRKGCHGGESRRKGRKRFKNQQPDSRLSTPSSDVDLGLSPASIELPLDSNSASFQQGLHSFHRLCTYLYPPRDNGRWCEFDVRAQQLLDQAGISLTDQIIIDLEKSVALCYQKKLDESEDLINDAEKRFPQTSGSIRRLLEMLSNCYRAGLYRRRKRFGQKRQQWLHAAETLAYGFPPCLPVGILLYEEGTCKRDVASILTGPSKHAAIGEAKELMQRCIDLCCRLDHQEDVYVRKQHVAVSKMAIMNLHCETSVSRSRKIGSSNVVEAGKLLDTLQSDYYRQTEVQGSKIQRLIANVDLFYRIEKFSEAEKVAQEALEIAKRLEFNLDVMPLEERLTDIRRNITESSSSETYREIPRIIDSCSGSSLNNTPYSSEFEDKEQF from the coding sequence ATGACTCCGTCTTACCAAGGGAAAACTTCTACGGCAAGCTTGCCAGTAAAAGTGAGATCGAAGCCTAGAGTTCTTCGCTCAAGCGGCACGGAGCATCCAAACCAAGTTTTCGTTAATGTGTACAACAATTCTGGAACTATTGTGGTGGGCGACAATAACGAAGTCACAGTTCGTACTTCTGCTTCCAGTACCACTGGAATCTACTCCATTTCGAACAATGGACTAAGAAGTAATTTTATGTCCGCCGGTTTTACCCCAGGACAAAACGGCGTTGCAAAGTCGCAAAACACCGATCTCTCCCAAAATTCGAGCGCGCGAAGATCAGCAATTGGCGCACAGATAACCAAGATGACAAGTTTTTATCCTGTCGTAAAACATGAACATTCTTTTGGATGCGGACGAGGGAAGAGGAAGGGCTGTCATGGAGGTGAAAGTCGACGAAAGGGAAGGAAGCGGTTTAAAAACCAACAACCCGATTCGAGACTTTCCACTCCGAGTTCAGATGTTGATTTGGGACTCTCGCCTGCTTCCATTGAACTTCCGCTCGACAGTAATAGCGCCAGTTTTCAACAAGGGCTTCATTCGTTTCACCGTTTGTGCACTTATTTATACCCTCCGCGTGACAATGGCCGCTGGTGTGAGTTTGATGTTCGCGCCCAACAACTTTTGGACCAAGCAGGCATCAGTTTGACGGACCAAATTATAATCGACCTTGAGAAAAGCGTGGCGTTGTGCTACCAGAAAAAGCTGGATGAATCTGAAGATTTAATAAACGATGCAGAGAAGAGATTTCCTCAGACTAGTGGATCCATTCGGCGCTTGCTTGAAATGCTCTCAAACTGCTACAGAGCTGGACTTTATCGAAGGCGAAAACGTTTTGGCCAGAAAAGACAGCAGTGGCTGCATGCCGCAGAGACACTTGCATATGGCTTCCCACCCTGTTTGCCTGTTGGAATCTTGCTCTACGAGGAAGGCACTTGCAAACGAGACGTAGCTTCTATTCTGACAGGCCCAAGTAAACATGCAGCCATTGGGGAAGCCAAGGAGCTTATGCAGCGTTGCATCGACTTGTGCTGTCGTTTGGATCATCAAGAGGACGTGTATGTGAGAAAACAGCACGTTGCTGTTTCAAAAATGGCGATAATGAATCTTCATTGTGAGACAAGTGTGTCCCGAAGCAGAAAAATCGGGTCAAGTAATGTGGTAGAGGCTGGGAAGCTTTTGGACACTCTTCAGAGTGATTACTATCGTCAAACAGAGGTTCAAGGATCGAAGATCCAAAGACTCATTGCAAATGTGGACCTATTCTACCGCATAGAAAAGTTCTCTGAAGCTGAAAAAGTTGCTCAGGAAGCGTTAGAAATCGCCAAAAGACTGGAGTTTAATCTGGATGTGATGCCGCTTGAAGAGCGGTTAACTGACATCCGTCGAAACATAACAGAATCTTCCAGCAGCGAAACTTATCGAGAGATTCCTAGAATCATTGACTCGTGTTCCGGTTCTTCCCTGAATAACACGCCATACTCTTCAGAGTTCGAGGACAAGGAACAGTTTTAA
- the LOC140941966 gene encoding neuromedin-B receptor-like encodes MSSNLTLTSTTNCSNVPGNVPCLAPPPPESFLSLSSLRNSLNPIFTIVEFTTLSAAFLGNLLIVLTIMSNKKMRSMPHLFLLNVAVADFLFSAFNIAGHATENTLGEVTLKETFCTLYRPIIGVRFAAYAISMFCLAALSVERWYVVCSPISAQFSSADLLRKLKFSSLVLIWIITLAISIPIGFCKVTVTKTFAILLALVLHIIPLTIIITVNTRMVLSLKRNAAFNVSAVNEETREKIRKLLISMILSVIIFWSPYHGFFLYFVFAKPPSSPSAGVKLELAFRAGNVWTYFNPLFNALLYYIFSKEFRGGLASLFLLCSCDRRSEEQNAVNDLARSGQELVRFSTINEAFSNPEVLPARSPEKE; translated from the coding sequence ATGTCATCAAATCTCACTTTAACATCAACAACCAACTGTTCTAACGTACCAGGAAATGTTCCATGCCTCGCACCTCCACCTCCTGAAAGTTTCTTGTCTCTTTCGTCTTTAAGGAACAGTCTCAATCCGATTTTTACTATCGTGGAGTTTACCACTCTCTCGGCGGCGTTCCTCGGCAATCTTTTGATTGTCTTGACAATCATGTCCAACAAGAAAATGCGTAGTATGCCCCATCTCTTCCTTCTTAACGTAGCTGttgcagattttcttttttccgcATTCAATATTGCAGGACATGCGACGGAGAACACACTTGGTGAAGTAACGTTAAAAGAGACATTCTGCACGTTATACAGACCTATAATCGGCGTACGCTTTGCGGCCTACGCTATTTCCATGTTTTGCTTGGCGGCGTTAAGCGTGGAACGTTGGTATGTCGTATGCTCGCCGATAAGCGCACAGTTTTCAAGCGCTGACCTTTTAAGGAAGCTGAAATTCTCGTCTTTAGTATTGATATGGATAATCACCTTAGCTATCTCAATACCTATTGGATTTTGCAAAGTTACAGTCACAAAGACCTTTGCTATCCTACTTGCACTCGTCTTGCACATAATTCCGCTCACGATTATTATAACAGTGAACACAAGGATGGTCTTGTCGCTCAAACGCAACGCGGCGTTTAATGTCAGCGCCGTCAACGaggaaacaagagaaaaaattcGCAAGTTACTAATAAGCATGATCCTGAGCGTCATTATATTTTGGAGTCCTTATCatggtttctttctttattttgtgtTCGCAAAACCACCTTCGTCCCCAAGCGCAGGTGTTAAGCTGGAGCTGGCATTCAGAGCTGGAAATGTCTGGACATACTTCAACCCACTTTTTAACGCCCTTCTGTATTATATCTTCTCCAAGGAGTTTAGAGGTGGATTAGCCAGCTTATTTTTACTGTGCTCGTGCGATCGCAGGTCAGAGGAACAGAATGCTGTTAATGATTTGGCAAGATCTGGGCAGGAATTAGTTCGATTCAGTACAATAAACGAAGCATTCTCGAACCCAGAAGTACTTCCGGCGAGGTCACCTGAGAAAGAGTga